A genomic stretch from Desulfohalobium retbaense DSM 5692 includes:
- the nifJ gene encoding pyruvate:ferredoxin (flavodoxin) oxidoreductase: MTKQMKTMDGNTATTYVAYALSDAAAIYPITPSSTMGEVADDWAAQGRKNIFDQEVNVKQLQSEAGAAGAVHGCLAAGALTTTFTASQGLLLMIPNMYKISGELLPGVFHVSARAVAGHALSIFGDHQDVMATRQTGFGLLASASVQEAHDMALVAHLSAIDSSLPFLHFFDGFRTSHEIQKIEVLGYDEMAKLVSYEAIENFRSRAMNPEHPDIRGTAQNPDIYFQGREAANVFYNDLPQIVMQNLKKVSQAVGREYNLFDYVGHPEADRVIVAMGSGCETIEEVVNHMVKDGHRVGLVKIRLYRPFVKEAFLQALPATADRIAVLDRTKEPGSVGEPLYEDICSAFTEWKEIPRIVGGRYGLGSKEFNPAMVKAVFDNLNATAPKNHFTVGIEDDVTFTSLDVKESLDTTPEGTVQCKFWGLGSDGTVGANKQAIKIIGDNTDLFAQGYFSYDSKKSGGITVSHLRFGKNPIQSTYLVTDADYVACHKDSYVRQYDILEGIKDGGTFVLNSHWSLEDLEKELPASMRRTIARKKLKFYNIDAVKIASEVGLGGRINMIMQTAFFKLANVIPFEEAVALLKDSIKKTYGNKGEKIVNMNIAAVDNAIAGLEEVAYPESWKDAQDEARPESGEPDFIKNVARPILNQKGDDLPVSAFEPDGTFPVATAQYEKRGVAINVPEWIADNCIQCNQCAFVCPHSAILPVLLTDEEKEAAPESFNTIDAKGKDVKGLHFRIQVNTMDCLGCGNCADICPAKESALVMKPLDTQTEIEVPNYNYSQKVSSKGHLFKRESLKGSQYYKPLMEFSGACAGCGETPYVKVLTQLFGERMVIANATGCSSIWGASAPTTPYTVNEDGHGPAWGNSLFEDAAEFGYGFSMAYNQRRDKLAALAKQAVQQDIPEELKTALQNWVDNIDNGDLSKQYGQEVKDLLEIAPESKVLDEIWANSDMLTKKSVWVFGGDGWAYDIGYGGVDHVLASGEDINILVMDTEVYSNTGGQSSKATPTGSIAKFAASGKKTSKKDLGRMAMTYGYVYVASVSMGANKQQMLKAFAEAESYPGPSLIICYAPCINQGLLKGMGKAQEEEKLAVQSGYWPLYRFDPRRADEGQNPLVLESKAPDGTLQEFLSGERRYAMLEKMFPEESKKLRCQIEKEYQERYAVLQYLAQATPEQIGCAVPATGVSSSGQSADSDACEIADTPEHARPGSGEACDDGRSGK, from the coding sequence ATGACCAAACAAATGAAAACGATGGATGGGAACACCGCCACCACATATGTGGCTTACGCCCTCAGCGATGCGGCGGCCATCTATCCGATCACACCGTCATCAACCATGGGTGAAGTGGCTGACGACTGGGCGGCCCAAGGCAGAAAAAATATTTTTGATCAGGAAGTCAACGTTAAGCAGCTCCAGTCCGAAGCCGGCGCCGCCGGTGCCGTTCACGGCTGCCTGGCCGCCGGGGCGCTGACGACCACGTTTACCGCCTCGCAGGGCCTGTTGCTCATGATCCCGAACATGTACAAGATTTCCGGTGAATTGCTGCCGGGTGTCTTCCATGTCTCGGCCCGTGCTGTTGCTGGCCACGCCCTGTCCATTTTCGGTGACCACCAGGACGTCATGGCCACCCGTCAGACAGGATTTGGCCTGCTGGCCTCGGCCTCGGTCCAGGAAGCCCACGACATGGCGCTTGTCGCCCATCTTTCGGCCATCGATTCCAGCCTGCCGTTTCTGCACTTCTTCGACGGGTTCCGGACCTCCCACGAAATCCAGAAGATCGAAGTTCTCGGATACGATGAAATGGCCAAACTCGTGAGCTACGAGGCCATTGAGAACTTCCGTTCCCGGGCCATGAACCCCGAGCATCCGGACATCCGGGGCACCGCCCAGAACCCGGACATCTACTTCCAGGGCCGCGAGGCTGCCAACGTCTTCTATAATGATCTGCCGCAAATCGTGATGCAGAACCTGAAGAAGGTCAGCCAGGCTGTCGGACGGGAATACAACCTTTTCGATTACGTCGGCCATCCCGAAGCCGATCGGGTTATCGTGGCCATGGGCTCCGGTTGCGAAACCATTGAGGAAGTGGTCAACCACATGGTCAAAGACGGCCATCGGGTTGGTCTGGTCAAGATCCGCCTGTACCGCCCCTTCGTCAAAGAGGCGTTCCTGCAGGCCCTGCCGGCCACCGCAGACCGCATCGCTGTTTTGGATCGGACCAAAGAGCCCGGTTCCGTTGGCGAGCCCCTGTACGAAGATATCTGCTCGGCATTCACCGAGTGGAAAGAAATCCCGCGCATTGTCGGCGGCCGCTATGGTCTGGGTTCCAAAGAGTTCAACCCGGCCATGGTCAAGGCAGTTTTCGACAATCTCAATGCCACCGCCCCGAAAAATCACTTCACCGTGGGCATTGAAGACGATGTCACCTTCACTTCCCTGGACGTCAAAGAAAGCCTGGACACCACCCCTGAAGGCACGGTGCAGTGCAAATTCTGGGGCCTTGGATCCGACGGCACTGTCGGCGCCAACAAACAGGCCATCAAGATCATCGGTGACAACACCGATCTCTTCGCCCAGGGATACTTCTCCTACGACTCCAAAAAATCCGGCGGCATCACCGTCTCTCACCTGCGCTTCGGAAAAAATCCGATCCAGTCGACCTACCTGGTGACCGACGCCGACTACGTGGCCTGCCACAAGGACAGCTACGTCCGCCAGTACGATATCCTGGAAGGAATCAAGGACGGCGGTACCTTTGTGCTCAACTCCCACTGGTCCTTGGAAGACCTGGAGAAGGAACTTCCGGCGTCCATGCGGCGGACCATCGCCCGCAAGAAGCTCAAGTTCTACAATATCGACGCGGTGAAAATCGCCTCTGAAGTCGGTCTCGGCGGCCGGATCAACATGATCATGCAGACCGCGTTCTTCAAGCTCGCCAATGTCATTCCTTTTGAGGAAGCGGTGGCCTTGCTCAAGGACTCCATCAAAAAGACCTACGGCAATAAAGGCGAAAAGATCGTCAACATGAACATCGCCGCCGTGGACAACGCCATCGCTGGCCTTGAAGAGGTCGCCTACCCCGAAAGCTGGAAGGACGCTCAGGACGAAGCCCGCCCCGAATCCGGCGAGCCCGATTTCATCAAGAATGTGGCCCGTCCGATCCTGAACCAGAAGGGCGACGACCTGCCGGTTTCCGCTTTCGAACCCGACGGTACCTTCCCCGTGGCGACTGCGCAGTACGAAAAACGCGGCGTGGCCATCAACGTCCCGGAATGGATCGCTGACAACTGCATCCAGTGCAACCAATGCGCCTTTGTCTGCCCCCACTCGGCCATCCTTCCCGTTCTTTTGACCGACGAGGAAAAAGAGGCCGCCCCGGAATCGTTCAACACGATCGACGCCAAAGGCAAGGACGTCAAAGGTCTGCATTTCCGCATCCAGGTCAACACCATGGACTGCCTTGGCTGCGGCAACTGCGCCGACATCTGCCCGGCCAAGGAAAGCGCTCTGGTCATGAAGCCTCTGGACACCCAGACCGAGATCGAAGTTCCCAACTACAACTACTCCCAGAAGGTCTCCAGCAAGGGCCACCTGTTCAAGCGCGAATCCCTCAAGGGCAGCCAGTACTACAAGCCGCTCATGGAATTCTCCGGCGCCTGTGCCGGCTGCGGCGAGACCCCTTACGTCAAGGTGCTGACCCAACTCTTCGGCGAACGGATGGTCATCGCCAACGCCACCGGCTGCTCCTCCATCTGGGGCGCCTCCGCGCCGACGACCCCTTACACCGTCAATGAGGACGGCCACGGTCCGGCCTGGGGCAACTCCCTCTTCGAGGACGCCGCCGAGTTCGGGTACGGGTTCAGCATGGCCTACAATCAGCGCCGGGACAAACTTGCGGCTCTGGCCAAGCAAGCTGTTCAGCAGGATATCCCGGAGGAACTGAAGACCGCTTTGCAGAACTGGGTGGACAACATTGATAACGGCGATCTCTCCAAGCAGTACGGCCAAGAGGTCAAAGACCTGCTGGAGATCGCTCCCGAGAGCAAGGTCCTGGATGAGATCTGGGCCAATAGCGACATGCTGACCAAGAAGTCCGTCTGGGTCTTCGGCGGCGACGGCTGGGCCTACGACATCGGATACGGCGGCGTGGACCACGTCCTGGCATCCGGCGAGGACATCAATATCCTGGTCATGGACACCGAGGTTTACTCCAACACCGGCGGGCAGTCCTCCAAGGCCACACCCACCGGCTCCATCGCCAAGTTCGCTGCCTCCGGGAAAAAGACCTCCAAAAAGGACCTGGGTCGCATGGCCATGACCTACGGCTACGTTTACGTGGCCTCGGTCTCCATGGGCGCGAACAAGCAGCAAATGCTCAAGGCCTTCGCTGAAGCTGAGAGCTACCCTGGTCCCTCGCTGATCATCTGCTACGCTCCGTGCATCAACCAGGGCCTGCTCAAGGGTATGGGCAAGGCCCAGGAAGAGGAAAAACTGGCTGTGCAGTCCGGCTACTGGCCGCTGTACCGCTTTGACCCCCGCCGGGCCGATGAAGGACAGAACCCGCTGGTTCTGGAATCCAAAGCCCCCGACGGCACCTTGCAAGAATTCCTCAGCGGTGAGCGTCGCTACGCCATGCTGGAAAAGATGTTCCCCGAGGAATCCAAGAAATTGCGCTGCCAGATCGAAAAAGAATACCAGGAACGCTACGCTGTGCTGCAGTACCTGGCCCAGGCCACACCTGAACAGATCGGCTGTGCCGTCCCTGCAACCGGCGTCAGCAGCTCGGGTCAGTCCGCTGACTCTGACGCCTGCGAAATCGCTGACACCCCGGAACACGCCCGCCCCGGATCAGGCGAAGCCTGTGACGACGGCCGTTCCGGCAAATAG
- a CDS encoding (Fe-S)-binding protein yields the protein MSADLQELAKLLRDIDDQLVSCMKCGMCQAACPLFAETGREADVARGKIALLENLANEMIEDPKGVKDRLDKCLLCGSCAAACPSGVKVLDIFIKARAIITGYMGLSPAKKAIFRGMLQHPELFNNVVGVASKFQGLFTKPVNDMIGSSCARFMSPLIGDRHFQPLAKEPLHKKYGKVDTAAGKSGIKVALYPGCLVDKIFPRVGDAVMKILEHHGVGVYMPLKQACCGIPAISSGDKQTYDKLVKQNLEVFEKGDFDYLLTPCATCTSTIKKIWPLMAEDYEGALRNRVNLLSDKTMDVNAFLVDVLGVKGIAEPNATAKSITYHDPCHLKKSLGVAAQPRTLLHTNPGYELKEMSESDRCCGMGGSFNIQHYDLSEKIGGHKRDSILATKAQVLATGCPACMMQISDLLSHSDAQIAIKHPVEIYAETLP from the coding sequence ATGAGTGCGGATTTGCAAGAACTTGCAAAACTCTTGCGAGATATAGACGACCAGTTGGTCAGCTGCATGAAATGCGGTATGTGCCAAGCGGCCTGCCCCCTGTTTGCTGAGACAGGCCGTGAGGCTGACGTCGCGCGCGGCAAGATCGCCTTGCTCGAGAACCTGGCCAACGAAATGATAGAAGACCCCAAAGGCGTCAAAGACCGCCTTGACAAGTGCCTGCTGTGCGGATCCTGTGCGGCCGCCTGTCCCAGCGGGGTCAAGGTCCTGGACATCTTCATCAAGGCCCGAGCCATCATCACCGGCTATATGGGGCTGTCCCCGGCCAAGAAAGCCATCTTCCGGGGCATGCTCCAGCACCCCGAACTCTTCAACAATGTCGTGGGTGTGGCCTCGAAATTCCAAGGGCTGTTTACCAAGCCGGTAAACGACATGATCGGTTCCTCCTGTGCGCGGTTCATGTCCCCGCTCATTGGGGACCGCCACTTCCAGCCCTTGGCCAAGGAGCCGCTGCACAAAAAATACGGCAAAGTGGACACGGCCGCCGGCAAAAGCGGCATCAAGGTCGCCTTGTACCCCGGCTGCCTCGTGGACAAAATCTTCCCGCGCGTCGGCGATGCGGTCATGAAAATCCTGGAACACCACGGTGTCGGAGTCTACATGCCGCTGAAGCAGGCCTGCTGTGGCATCCCGGCCATCTCCTCCGGAGACAAGCAGACCTACGACAAGCTGGTCAAACAAAACCTCGAGGTGTTTGAAAAAGGCGACTTCGATTACCTCCTGACGCCGTGCGCGACGTGCACCTCGACGATCAAAAAGATCTGGCCCCTTATGGCCGAAGATTACGAAGGCGCCCTGCGCAACCGGGTCAACCTCCTCTCTGACAAGACCATGGACGTCAACGCATTTCTGGTCGACGTCCTCGGAGTGAAGGGAATCGCGGAGCCCAATGCTACGGCTAAATCCATCACCTATCATGACCCCTGTCACCTCAAGAAATCCCTTGGCGTGGCCGCACAGCCCCGGACGCTGCTGCATACCAACCCCGGATATGAGCTCAAGGAAATGTCCGAGTCCGATCGGTGCTGTGGCATGGGCGGCAGCTTCAACATCCAGCACTACGACCTTTCGGAAAAGATTGGCGGGCACAAACGCGACAGCATCCTGGCCACCAAGGCTCAGGTTTTGGCCACTGGATGCCCGGCTTGCATGATGCAGATCTCCGATCTGCTTTCGCACAGCGACGCTCAGATCGCCATCAAGCACCCGGTTGAAATCTACGCCGAAACATTGCCCTAA
- a CDS encoding FAD-binding oxidoreductase, which yields MLSDNLIKEFQTIVGEENAFTDEADRHTYSYDSAVLEPAIPEIVVRPTNSEALGKVVKLCNDNGLPLTVRGAGTNLSGGTIPSKERGVVVLTTALNKILEINEDDMYAVVQPGVITAKFAQEVAGRGLFYPPDPGSQAVSTLGGNVAENAGGLRGLKYGVTKDYVMGVDFFDTNGELVKSGGKTVKCVTGLNLAGLMVASEGTLSVFNELTLKLVPPPQAQKAMMAVFDSVDKASETVSAIIANKIIPCTLEFLDNFTIRTVEDFRHAGLPTEAEALLLIEVDGHPQEVEDDAEKVKELCMKMGATSIQVAEDADQRAAVWQARRDALPALARLRPTTVLEDATVPRSKIPAMMKALQKVADKYDLTIGTFGHAGDGNLHPTILTDKRDEKEYERVEKAIDEIFDAALAMGGTLSGEHGIGLAKSKWLEKETTRGTILYSQRLKKALDPNNILNPGKIIGG from the coding sequence ATGCTCAGCGATAACTTGATAAAGGAATTTCAAACTATCGTTGGTGAAGAAAACGCGTTCACCGACGAGGCCGATCGCCACACCTATTCCTATGATTCCGCTGTCCTGGAACCGGCTATTCCCGAAATCGTTGTCCGGCCCACCAATAGCGAAGCCCTGGGTAAGGTGGTCAAACTGTGCAATGACAACGGCTTGCCTTTAACTGTACGCGGAGCCGGCACCAACCTCAGTGGCGGCACGATCCCCAGCAAGGAACGTGGCGTTGTCGTCTTGACCACAGCCTTGAACAAGATCCTCGAGATCAATGAAGACGATATGTATGCAGTGGTGCAGCCTGGTGTCATCACCGCTAAATTCGCTCAGGAAGTGGCCGGTCGCGGTCTCTTCTATCCTCCGGACCCCGGCAGTCAGGCCGTCTCGACCCTCGGCGGCAATGTGGCCGAAAACGCCGGCGGGTTACGTGGTCTGAAATACGGCGTGACCAAAGACTACGTCATGGGCGTTGATTTCTTCGACACCAACGGCGAACTGGTCAAGTCCGGCGGTAAGACCGTAAAATGCGTAACAGGCTTGAATCTGGCGGGTTTGATGGTCGCTTCCGAAGGCACCTTGAGCGTGTTCAACGAACTGACCCTGAAGCTCGTCCCCCCACCGCAAGCCCAGAAAGCCATGATGGCCGTGTTCGATTCCGTGGACAAAGCCTCAGAAACCGTCTCCGCCATCATCGCCAACAAAATCATCCCCTGTACGCTGGAATTTTTGGACAACTTCACCATCCGCACCGTTGAGGATTTCCGCCACGCCGGACTGCCCACTGAAGCCGAGGCCCTGTTGCTCATCGAAGTCGACGGCCACCCGCAGGAAGTGGAAGACGACGCAGAGAAGGTCAAAGAACTGTGCATGAAAATGGGCGCCACCAGCATCCAAGTCGCCGAAGACGCCGATCAGCGCGCCGCTGTTTGGCAGGCCCGCCGCGATGCGCTGCCTGCACTGGCCCGGTTGCGTCCCACGACGGTCCTAGAGGACGCCACAGTGCCGCGGAGCAAGATCCCGGCCATGATGAAGGCCCTGCAGAAGGTCGCCGACAAGTACGACCTGACCATCGGGACCTTCGGGCACGCCGGCGACGGCAACCTGCATCCGACCATTTTGACCGACAAGCGCGACGAGAAGGAATACGAGCGCGTTGAAAAAGCGATCGACGAGATCTTTGATGCCGCGCTGGCCATGGGCGGAACCCTTTCAGGCGAACACGGCATCGGCCTGGCCAAATCCAAATGGTTGGAAAAAGAGACCACCCGGGGAACGATCCTCTACTCGCAACGCCTGAAAAAAGCGCTGGATCCCAACAACATCCTCAACCCGGGTAAGATCATAGGAGGCTAG
- a CDS encoding L-lactate permease yields MPLGVLALVAFIPILLALILMVGMRWPATKAMPVAWIAAALGAGLAWKMPWVAVAASTLQGFGVAINILIIVFGAILILYTLRDSGGMETINHGFHGITQDRRVQTIIIAFVFAAFIEGSAGFGTPAAIAAPLLLSLGFPALAAAMVCLILNSVPVTFGAVGVPIWLGMSPVKGKVEEVLASGANLSFTDIDGFYMLIGKWAATFHAVMAFVLPLFVICFLTRFFGKNRKWSEGLGAAKFSIFASVAFVIPYVGTAFLVGPEFPAILGGLIGLPIVIFGAKNGWFMPAESWDFGSQEHWEAEWTGEIKTAEKAEFKAHMSQGLAWTPYALIGGLLVATRVDFLPLIDWVKAWTITVPNILGVEGITYSVAPLYLPGTIPFILVALLTIPLHKMGGDKVKAAWVDSIKKMKNPAIALFFAVALVQIFKNSGSFNGLEGVNAMSMPLAMAKAVAAMAGQTWPFFASFVGALGSFITGSNTVSDLLFSEFQYGMATQLNLPHQIILALQGVGGAMGNMVCIHNIVAASATVGLVGMEGVIIRRNAIPLAVYGTVVGVMGLLFSYVMFPGLW; encoded by the coding sequence ATGCCCCTTGGAGTGCTTGCATTAGTAGCTTTTATTCCCATCTTGCTGGCCCTGATTTTGATGGTCGGCATGCGTTGGCCGGCCACCAAAGCCATGCCTGTGGCCTGGATTGCCGCTGCCCTCGGTGCCGGCTTGGCCTGGAAGATGCCCTGGGTTGCGGTGGCTGCCTCGACCCTGCAAGGGTTCGGTGTTGCCATCAACATCCTGATTATTGTCTTCGGCGCTATCCTCATCCTGTACACCCTGCGTGACAGCGGCGGGATGGAAACAATCAACCACGGCTTCCATGGCATCACCCAGGACCGGCGAGTCCAGACCATCATCATCGCTTTTGTCTTCGCTGCGTTCATTGAAGGTTCGGCTGGTTTCGGTACCCCTGCCGCCATTGCCGCTCCGTTGCTGCTGAGTCTGGGTTTTCCCGCCCTGGCTGCGGCCATGGTCTGCTTGATCCTCAACTCCGTGCCGGTGACCTTCGGTGCTGTTGGTGTTCCGATCTGGCTCGGAATGAGCCCGGTCAAAGGCAAGGTTGAAGAAGTCCTGGCTTCCGGGGCCAACCTGAGCTTCACCGACATCGACGGGTTCTACATGCTGATCGGGAAATGGGCCGCGACATTCCACGCCGTTATGGCCTTCGTGCTGCCCTTGTTCGTGATCTGCTTTTTGACCCGCTTTTTCGGCAAAAACCGCAAGTGGAGCGAAGGCCTTGGCGCAGCCAAGTTCTCCATCTTCGCTTCCGTGGCCTTTGTTATCCCCTACGTGGGCACCGCCTTCTTGGTCGGCCCTGAGTTCCCCGCCATCCTCGGCGGCTTGATCGGCCTGCCCATCGTTATCTTCGGCGCCAAGAACGGCTGGTTCATGCCGGCTGAATCCTGGGACTTCGGTTCGCAGGAACATTGGGAAGCCGAATGGACCGGTGAAATCAAAACCGCTGAAAAGGCTGAGTTCAAGGCCCACATGAGCCAAGGCCTCGCCTGGACCCCCTACGCCCTGATCGGCGGCCTGCTCGTGGCCACCCGTGTCGACTTCCTGCCCCTGATCGACTGGGTCAAGGCCTGGACCATCACCGTGCCGAACATCCTCGGCGTGGAAGGCATCACCTATTCCGTGGCTCCTTTGTACCTGCCCGGAACCATCCCCTTCATCCTCGTGGCCCTGTTGACCATTCCGCTGCACAAAATGGGTGGCGACAAGGTCAAGGCTGCCTGGGTCGATTCCATCAAGAAAATGAAGAACCCTGCCATCGCCCTGTTCTTTGCTGTGGCTCTGGTGCAGATCTTCAAAAACTCTGGTAGCTTTAACGGCCTGGAAGGCGTAAACGCCATGTCCATGCCCTTGGCGATGGCCAAAGCGGTTGCCGCCATGGCTGGTCAAACCTGGCCTTTCTTTGCCTCCTTTGTTGGCGCCCTTGGCTCCTTCATCACAGGCAGTAACACCGTATCCGACCTGCTCTTCTCCGAGTTCCAGTATGGCATGGCCACACAGCTCAACCTGCCCCACCAGATCATTCTGGCTCTGCAGGGTGTTGGTGGTGCCATGGGTAACATGGTCTGCATCCACAACATCGTGGCTGCCTCGGCGACTGTCGGCCTGGTCGGTATGGAAGGCGTCATCATCCGCCGCAACGCCATTCCGCTGGCTGTCTACGGAACCGTTGTCGGCGTCATGGGCCTGCTGTTCTCCTACGTGATGTTCCCCGGCCTCTGGTAG
- a CDS encoding MarR family winged helix-turn-helix transcriptional regulator translates to MYNEEIKEIVKQIRQLVRAVYRDSLTMAREYGLTPPQCALLRTIYLQGPLSSAALSRNLFVTPSNITGIVDRLVKKDMVVRERQLKDRRVTLISLTATGHTLAASLPDNIETKLVEGLSELQDSHIQDLSRSLAEILALIDASHVTAAPLELPRRH, encoded by the coding sequence ATGTACAACGAAGAAATAAAAGAAATTGTCAAACAAATCAGACAGCTTGTTCGAGCAGTGTATCGCGACTCCCTGACCATGGCCCGCGAATACGGCTTGACGCCGCCCCAATGCGCCCTGCTCAGGACCATCTATCTCCAGGGCCCCCTTTCTTCGGCCGCTTTAAGCCGAAATCTTTTCGTCACGCCTTCCAATATCACCGGCATCGTCGATCGGCTGGTCAAAAAGGACATGGTTGTCCGCGAGCGCCAACTCAAGGACCGCCGGGTCACTCTCATCAGCCTGACCGCGACCGGGCACACTCTGGCGGCTTCGCTGCCCGACAATATCGAAACCAAGCTTGTAGAGGGTCTGTCTGAACTCCAGGACAGCCATATCCAGGACCTTTCACGGTCGCTTGCAGAAATTCTCGCCCTTATCGATGCCTCCCACGTCACCGCCGCCCCCCTGGAACTCCCTCGCCGGCACTAG
- the corA gene encoding magnesium/cobalt transporter CorA has translation MPQTVHKKNGLPPGSLVYVGEPPTSKTVIRHIRYSQNEMTIEEVATPEQCVLDPGWNHWIQCIGVHDPAVLEGFRKHFGIHPLALEDVMNTEHRPKLEHFPDSLFLVCKWLGFNEDRSLSDNHISLIMQNDVLLTFQEGGRDIFTPLHARLAKPSSRLRQRDLDYLVYSLLDTVVDSYFSLMETLGQHIEDIEEQILNSPDRDIRLTLQNMRASTLRIRRIVWPLREILSDLLRDPRETFQDEVHSYLRDVYDHVIQSIDMLDIHRDMLASLFDLHLSGVSLRMNQIMQMLTLVATIFIPLSFVAGVYGMNFEYMPELGWEWGYFAVLLSMGGLAGVMLWVFKRRGWW, from the coding sequence ATGCCCCAGACTGTTCATAAAAAAAACGGCTTGCCCCCCGGCTCGTTAGTTTATGTTGGCGAGCCCCCGACTTCGAAGACGGTCATCCGCCATATCAGGTATTCCCAAAACGAGATGACTATCGAGGAAGTCGCCACCCCGGAACAATGTGTCCTGGATCCTGGCTGGAACCATTGGATCCAATGTATCGGGGTGCACGACCCGGCTGTGCTGGAAGGATTTCGAAAGCATTTTGGAATCCATCCCTTGGCTCTCGAAGATGTCATGAACACTGAACACCGTCCGAAGTTGGAACATTTCCCGGACTCCCTGTTCCTGGTCTGCAAATGGCTCGGATTCAATGAAGATCGCTCCTTGAGCGACAACCATATCAGCCTTATCATGCAAAATGACGTCCTGTTGACCTTTCAAGAAGGCGGCAGGGACATCTTCACCCCTTTGCACGCGCGATTGGCGAAACCGAGCTCCCGCCTGCGGCAGCGGGATCTCGACTACCTGGTCTATTCCCTGCTTGACACCGTTGTTGACTCCTATTTCAGCCTCATGGAGACCCTGGGTCAGCACATCGAAGATATCGAAGAACAGATTTTGAATTCGCCAGACCGAGATATCCGGCTCACCCTTCAGAACATGCGCGCCAGCACACTGCGAATCCGGCGGATTGTCTGGCCCCTGCGGGAAATACTCAGCGACCTTCTCCGCGATCCTCGAGAAACATTCCAGGACGAGGTCCATTCCTATCTGCGCGATGTCTACGACCACGTTATCCAATCCATAGACATGCTCGATATCCATCGCGACATGCTGGCCAGCCTTTTCGACCTCCATCTCTCTGGTGTCAGCCTGCGTATGAATCAGATCATGCAGATGCTCACCCTGGTGGCGACGATCTTTATCCCTTTGAGTTTCGTGGCCGGCGTCTACGGCATGAACTTTGAGTACATGCCTGAGTTGGGGTGGGAATGGGGGTATTTTGCGGTGCTGCTCAGTATGGGAGGCCTGGCCGGCGTCATGCTCTGGGTGTTCAAACGGCGCGGGTGGTGGTGA
- a CDS encoding TVP38/TMEM64 family protein, which produces MTRSHLQKSLLVIVLVAVILAFFLFDLGQYASLEYLKASQARFLELYKNHTLAVLGGYMGAYILMAALSLPGAAVFTLAGGALFGFWIGLVAASVSSTLGAVLACAVSRYLLRDMVQTKFETSLKKINQGIEREGAFYLFTLRLIPVFPFFVINLALGVSHMRLWTFYWVSQIGMLPGAAVYVNAGKELGQLETLSGILSPGLIGSFALLGLFPLVAKKGVAFLRARRQNSSVNTE; this is translated from the coding sequence ATGACCCGCTCGCATCTTCAGAAAAGCCTGCTCGTCATTGTTTTGGTAGCAGTCATTCTCGCCTTTTTCCTTTTCGATCTGGGACAATACGCCAGTCTGGAGTATCTCAAGGCCTCCCAGGCCCGGTTTTTAGAACTCTACAAAAACCACACCCTGGCCGTGCTGGGGGGGTATATGGGAGCTTATATCCTCATGGCCGCCCTCAGTCTTCCTGGAGCGGCCGTTTTCACCCTTGCGGGCGGGGCGTTGTTCGGGTTTTGGATTGGCCTTGTGGCGGCTTCCGTATCGAGTACCCTGGGGGCTGTCCTGGCCTGCGCCGTTTCTCGCTATCTGTTGCGCGATATGGTCCAGACCAAATTCGAGACCTCCTTGAAAAAAATCAATCAGGGCATAGAGCGTGAGGGGGCCTTTTACCTCTTTACCCTCCGCCTCATTCCTGTTTTCCCGTTTTTTGTCATCAACCTCGCTCTGGGCGTGTCCCACATGCGGCTTTGGACCTTTTATTGGGTCTCGCAAATTGGGATGCTTCCCGGAGCGGCGGTCTACGTCAACGCTGGCAAAGAACTCGGGCAACTCGAGACCCTCTCCGGGATCCTCTCACCCGGGCTCATCGGATCCTTCGCTCTGCTAGGGCTTTTTCCTCTGGTGGCCAAGAAGGGTGTGGCTTTTCTCCGGGCCAGGCGCCAAAACAGCTCGGTGAACACTGAATAA
- a CDS encoding LEA type 2 family protein, with protein sequence MGISSRDYCIRYVAVFLLVTIGLAGCAGLGGRLAKPKVQLASLAVQNIQAFESTFVLTLRVFNTNDAPLDLKALEAELDLNGRHFATGVTRTDIHIPALESQTVDVTVYASSLEMVRQVWSQVQGIQNREANAPWEYTVSGTLHLDNRGLLPRLPFEVSGTVELDALVPKSQ encoded by the coding sequence ATGGGCATATCTAGCCGGGATTATTGTATTCGATACGTTGCAGTGTTTCTTCTCGTCACCATTGGCCTCGCCGGATGCGCCGGCCTGGGGGGGCGCCTCGCCAAACCCAAAGTCCAGTTGGCCTCCCTTGCCGTTCAAAACATCCAAGCCTTTGAAAGCACATTCGTGCTCACCCTGCGTGTTTTTAACACCAACGACGCTCCGCTGGATCTCAAGGCCCTGGAAGCCGAGTTGGATCTCAACGGTCGCCATTTTGCCACCGGCGTGACGCGCACCGACATCCATATTCCCGCCCTGGAGAGTCAAACCGTCGACGTCACGGTCTACGCCTCTTCCCTGGAAATGGTCCGCCAGGTATGGTCCCAGGTGCAAGGAATCCAAAACCGGGAAGCCAATGCCCCTTGGGAGTACACGGTCAGTGGCACTCTCCATCTCGACAACCGGGGGCTGCTCCCCCGTCTCCCGTTTGAGGTCTCCGGGACCGTCGAACTCGACGCCCTGGTCCCAAAGAGCCAATGA